From Pseudomonas poae, the proteins below share one genomic window:
- the urtA gene encoding urea ABC transporter substrate-binding protein yields MKRRSLIKAFTLSASIAAMGLTWTVQAAETIKVGILHSLSGTMAISETSLKDMALMTIDEINAKGGVNGKMLEPVVVDPASNWPLFAEKGRQLLTQDKVAVVFGCWTSVSRKSVLPVFEELNGLLFYPVQYEGEEMSPNVFYTGAAPNQQAIPAVEYLMSEEGGSAKRFFLLGTDYVYPRTTNKILRSFLHSKGVADKDIEEVYTPFGHADYQTIVANIKKFSAGGKTAVISTVNGDSNVPFYKELANQGLKATDVPVVAFSVGEEELRGIDTKPLVGNLAAWNYFQSVENPVNKKFVADWKAYAKKHNLPGADKAVTNDPMEATYVGIHMWAQAAEKAKSTDVDKVREALAGQTFAAPSGFTLTMDKTNHHLHKPVMIGEIQADGQFSVVWQTNEPIRAQPWSPYIPGNDKKPDYAVKSN; encoded by the coding sequence ATGAAGCGTCGCAGCTTGATCAAGGCTTTCACTCTCTCGGCATCGATTGCCGCCATGGGCCTGACCTGGACCGTGCAGGCCGCCGAGACCATCAAGGTCGGCATCCTGCACTCGCTGTCCGGCACCATGGCTATCTCCGAAACTTCGCTGAAAGACATGGCGCTGATGACCATCGACGAGATCAACGCCAAGGGTGGTGTAAACGGCAAGATGCTCGAACCGGTGGTGGTCGACCCCGCGTCGAACTGGCCGCTGTTCGCTGAAAAGGGCCGGCAGTTGCTGACCCAGGACAAGGTCGCCGTGGTGTTCGGCTGCTGGACCTCGGTGTCGCGTAAATCGGTACTGCCGGTGTTCGAAGAACTCAACGGCCTGCTGTTCTACCCGGTGCAATACGAAGGTGAAGAAATGTCGCCGAACGTGTTCTATACCGGTGCGGCGCCAAACCAGCAGGCGATCCCGGCGGTGGAATACCTGATGAGCGAAGAAGGCGGCAGCGCCAAACGCTTCTTCCTGCTCGGCACCGACTACGTGTACCCGCGCACCACCAACAAGATCCTGCGCTCGTTCCTGCATTCCAAAGGTGTGGCGGATAAAGATATCGAAGAGGTCTACACCCCGTTCGGCCACGCCGATTACCAGACCATCGTCGCCAACATCAAGAAGTTCTCCGCTGGCGGCAAAACCGCTGTGATCTCCACCGTGAATGGCGACTCCAACGTGCCGTTCTACAAAGAGCTGGCCAACCAGGGCCTGAAAGCCACCGACGTGCCGGTGGTGGCATTCTCGGTAGGTGAAGAAGAACTGCGCGGTATCGACACCAAGCCGCTGGTGGGCAACCTGGCGGCCTGGAACTACTTCCAGTCGGTGGAGAACCCGGTGAACAAGAAGTTCGTCGCCGACTGGAAAGCCTACGCCAAGAAACACAACCTGCCGGGCGCGGACAAAGCCGTGACCAACGACCCGATGGAAGCCACCTACGTGGGCATCCATATGTGGGCGCAGGCGGCGGAAAAAGCCAAGTCCACCGACGTCGACAAAGTGCGTGAGGCGCTGGCCGGCCAGACCTTCGCCGCACCGTCGGGCTTTACCCTGACCATGGACAAGACCAACCACCACCTGCACAAGCCGGTGATGATCGGCGAGATCCAGGCGGATGGGCAGTTCTCCGTCGTATGGCAGACCAACGAGCCGATCCGTGCACAGCCGTGGAGCCCGTACATTCCTGGCAATGACAAAAAGCCGGATTACGCGGTGAAGAGCAACTAA
- the urtB gene encoding urea ABC transporter permease subunit UrtB, whose amino-acid sequence MPTALYRFILAALLLLPLAAHAGDADDFLAANPTQQAKLLQDWAAQPDPARIELVDALQQGQLTLNGETKTVRLNNRLRGLIDNVQASQQLLAADPKVRLAAAITLQKSAVPAQLKFLDQQVAAETDEGVHTALSLALANLQLVDSDPAVRLAAVRLLGGTGDPLARTRLEALLAPGVETDAAVHTAAETSLAQVKRKLMVGEVLGQAFSGMSLGSILLLAALGLAITFGLLGVINMAHGEMLMLGAYSTYVVQMLMQRYVPAAIEFYPLIALPVAFFVTAAIGMALERTVIRHLYGRPLETLLATWGISLMLIQLVRLVFGAQNVEVSNPAWLSGGIQVLPNLVLPYNRIVIIAFALFVVVLTWLLLNKTRLGLNVRAVTQNRNMAACCGVPTGRVDMLAFGLGSGIAGLGGVALSQIGNVGPDLGQSYIIDSFLVVVLGGVGQLAGSVMAAFGLGIANKILEPQIGAVLGKILILALIILFIQKRPQGLFALKGRVID is encoded by the coding sequence ATGCCCACTGCCCTATACCGCTTCATCCTCGCCGCGCTGCTGTTGCTGCCTTTGGCCGCACACGCCGGCGACGCCGACGACTTCCTTGCCGCCAACCCGACGCAGCAAGCCAAACTCCTGCAGGACTGGGCCGCCCAGCCCGACCCTGCGCGCATCGAGCTGGTGGACGCGCTGCAACAAGGTCAACTCACGCTAAACGGTGAAACCAAAACCGTACGCCTGAACAACCGTCTGCGTGGGCTGATCGACAACGTCCAGGCCAGCCAGCAACTGCTCGCCGCCGACCCCAAGGTACGTTTGGCCGCAGCCATCACCCTGCAAAAAAGCGCAGTTCCTGCACAACTCAAATTCCTCGACCAGCAGGTCGCCGCCGAGACCGACGAAGGCGTGCACACCGCCCTCAGCCTGGCGCTGGCCAACCTGCAATTGGTCGACAGCGATCCCGCCGTGCGCCTCGCCGCCGTGCGTTTGCTCGGCGGCACCGGCGACCCGCTGGCCCGTACCCGCCTCGAAGCCCTGCTCGCCCCCGGCGTGGAAACCGATGCCGCCGTGCACACCGCCGCCGAGACCAGCCTGGCCCAGGTCAAACGTAAACTGATGGTCGGCGAGGTCCTTGGCCAGGCGTTCAGCGGCATGTCCCTGGGTTCGATCCTGCTGCTGGCGGCCCTGGGCCTGGCGATCACCTTCGGCCTGCTCGGTGTGATCAACATGGCCCACGGCGAGATGCTGATGCTCGGCGCCTACTCCACCTATGTGGTGCAGATGCTGATGCAGCGCTACGTGCCTGCGGCCATCGAGTTCTACCCGCTGATCGCGCTGCCGGTGGCGTTCTTTGTCACCGCTGCGATTGGCATGGCGCTGGAGCGCACGGTGATCCGCCACCTGTACGGCCGCCCGCTGGAAACCCTGCTCGCCACCTGGGGCATCAGCCTGATGCTGATCCAATTGGTGCGTTTGGTGTTCGGCGCGCAGAACGTCGAAGTGTCCAACCCGGCGTGGCTCTCCGGTGGGATTCAAGTGCTGCCCAACCTGGTGCTGCCGTACAACCGCATCGTAATCATCGCCTTTGCGCTGTTTGTGGTGGTGCTGACCTGGCTGCTGCTGAACAAGACCCGCCTGGGCCTCAACGTGCGCGCCGTAACCCAGAACCGCAACATGGCCGCCTGCTGCGGCGTGCCCACCGGGCGCGTGGACATGCTCGCGTTTGGCCTCGGCTCCGGCATCGCAGGGTTAGGCGGCGTGGCGCTGAGCCAGATCGGCAACGTCGGCCCGGACCTGGGCCAGAGCTACATCATCGACTCGTTCCTGGTAGTGGTGCTCGGTGGCGTCGGCCAGTTGGCCGGTAGCGTCATGGCCGCGTTCGGCTTAGGGATAGCCAACAAGATTCTGGAACCGCAGATCGGCGCCGTGCTCGGCAAGATCCTGATCCTCGCGCTGATCATTCTGTTTATCCAGAAACGCCCGCAGGGACTCTTCGCACTGAAAGGACGGGTGATCGACTGA
- the urtC gene encoding urea ABC transporter permease subunit UrtC: MNQPLMLTATQKAGPKVTIAVGAVILILLLALPLFSLLSPENPLHVSAYTLTLVGKILCYAIVALALDLVWGYAGMLSLGHGLFFALGGYAMGMYLMRQASGDELPAFMTFLSWTELPWYWVGTEHFLWALCLVVLAPGVLALVFGFFAFRSRIKGVYFSIMTQALTFAGMLLFFRNETGFGGNNGFTNFRSILGFGITEPGTRAVLFVATVALLVASLFIGWRLAQSKFGRVLTALRDAENRLMFCGYDPRGFKLFVWVLSAVLCGLAGALYVPQVGIINPSEMSPTNSIEAAVWVALGGRGTLIGPLLGAGVVNGMKSWFTVAFPEYWLFFLGALFIIVTLYLPKGVIGLLKK, from the coding sequence ATGAACCAGCCATTGATGCTTACGGCCACGCAAAAGGCCGGCCCCAAGGTCACGATTGCAGTCGGCGCAGTGATTCTGATCCTGCTGCTGGCGCTGCCGTTGTTTTCTCTGTTATCACCGGAAAACCCGCTGCATGTGTCGGCCTATACCCTGACGCTGGTGGGCAAGATCCTCTGCTACGCCATCGTCGCCCTGGCGCTGGACCTGGTGTGGGGTTACGCGGGGATGTTGTCCCTCGGCCACGGCCTGTTCTTTGCGCTCGGCGGCTATGCGATGGGCATGTACCTGATGCGCCAGGCGTCCGGCGATGAGCTGCCGGCGTTCATGACGTTTTTGTCGTGGACCGAACTGCCCTGGTACTGGGTCGGCACCGAGCACTTCCTGTGGGCCCTGTGCCTGGTGGTGCTGGCACCGGGGGTGCTGGCGCTGGTGTTCGGTTTCTTCGCTTTCCGTTCGCGGATCAAAGGCGTGTATTTCTCGATCATGACCCAGGCACTGACCTTCGCCGGGATGCTGTTGTTTTTCCGCAATGAGACCGGCTTCGGCGGCAACAACGGCTTCACCAATTTCCGCAGCATCCTGGGCTTCGGCATTACCGAACCGGGCACGCGGGCGGTGTTGTTCGTCGCCACCGTGGCCTTGCTGGTGGCGAGCCTGTTCATCGGCTGGCGCCTGGCGCAAAGCAAGTTCGGCCGGGTGCTCACCGCCTTGCGCGATGCGGAAAACCGCCTGATGTTCTGCGGCTACGACCCGCGGGGTTTCAAGCTGTTCGTCTGGGTGTTGAGCGCGGTGCTGTGTGGCTTGGCGGGGGCGTTGTATGTGCCGCAGGTGGGCATTATCAACCCCAGTGAAATGTCGCCGACCAACTCCATCGAAGCCGCCGTGTGGGTGGCCCTGGGCGGGCGCGGCACGCTGATCGGGCCGTTACTCGGCGCCGGTGTGGTCAATGGCATGAAGAGCTGGTTCACCGTGGCCTTCCCGGAATACTGGCTGTTCTTCCTCGGCGCGCTGTTCATCATCGTCACCCTGTATCTGCCCAAGGGCGTTATCGGCCTGTTGAAGAAATGA
- the urtD gene encoding urea ABC transporter ATP-binding protein UrtD, with protein sequence MRNVMLEPILDAGSGRDAIGIGQAAGTGLNTRHGTILTLEDISVSFDGFKALNELNLYIGVGELRCIIGPNGAGKTTLMDVITGKTRPSHGKAWFGETLDLTSMSEVQIAQAGIGRKFQKPTVFEALSVFENLELAQKTDKSVWASLRARLSGEQKDRIDEVLDTIRLTASLHRQAGLLSHGQKQFLEIGMLLMQDPQLLLLDEPVAGMTDAETEFTAELFKRLAGKHSLMVVEHDMGFVGSIADHVTVLHQGSVLAEGSLEQVQENERVIEVYLGR encoded by the coding sequence ATGAGGAACGTCATGCTCGAACCTATTCTTGACGCGGGCAGCGGCCGTGATGCGATCGGCATCGGCCAGGCCGCCGGCACCGGCCTCAACACCCGCCATGGCACGATCCTGACCCTGGAAGACATCAGCGTGAGCTTCGACGGTTTCAAGGCGCTCAACGAGCTGAACCTGTATATCGGCGTCGGCGAACTGCGCTGCATCATCGGCCCCAACGGCGCGGGCAAAACCACGTTGATGGACGTGATCACCGGCAAGACCCGGCCCAGCCACGGCAAGGCGTGGTTTGGCGAAACCCTGGACCTGACCAGCATGAGCGAAGTGCAGATCGCCCAGGCCGGCATCGGCCGCAAGTTCCAGAAGCCCACGGTGTTCGAAGCCCTGAGCGTGTTCGAAAACCTGGAGCTGGCGCAGAAGACCGACAAGTCGGTGTGGGCCAGCCTGCGCGCACGCCTGAGCGGCGAGCAGAAAGACCGCATCGATGAAGTGCTCGACACCATCCGCCTCACCGCCTCGTTGCACCGCCAGGCAGGCCTGCTGTCCCACGGCCAGAAGCAGTTCCTGGAAATCGGCATGCTGCTGATGCAAGACCCGCAGTTGTTGCTGCTGGACGAACCGGTGGCGGGCATGACCGACGCCGAAACCGAATTCACCGCCGAACTGTTCAAGCGCCTGGCGGGCAAGCATTCGCTGATGGTGGTGGAACACGACATGGGGTTTGTCGGCTCGATTGCCGACCACGTGACCGTGTTGCACCAGGGCAGCGTGCTGGCCGAAGGGTCGCTGGAACAGGTGCAGGAAAACGAGCGGGTGATCGAGGTGTACCTCGGTCGCTGA
- the urtE gene encoding urea ABC transporter ATP-binding subunit UrtE, with product MLQVDKLHQYYGGSHILRGLSFDVKIGEVTCLLGRNGVGKTTLLKCLMGLLPAKEGVVKWEGKPITGFKPHQRVHAGIAYVPQGREIFGRLTVEENLLMGLSRFPGAEAKEVPAFIYELFPVLLQMKHRRGGDLSGGQQQQLAIGRALASRPRLLILDEPTEGIQPSVIKEIGAVIKKLAARGDMAILLVEQFYDFAAELADQYLVMSRGEIVQQGRGENMQSEGVRGLVTI from the coding sequence ATGCTGCAAGTCGACAAGCTGCACCAATACTACGGCGGTAGCCACATCCTGCGCGGTCTCTCGTTTGACGTGAAGATCGGCGAAGTCACCTGTCTGCTCGGCCGTAACGGCGTGGGCAAGACCACCTTGCTCAAGTGCCTGATGGGTTTGCTGCCGGCCAAAGAGGGCGTGGTGAAGTGGGAAGGCAAACCGATCACCGGCTTCAAGCCGCACCAGCGGGTGCACGCAGGCATTGCCTACGTGCCCCAGGGCCGGGAGATTTTCGGGCGGCTTACCGTGGAAGAAAACCTGCTGATGGGCCTGTCGCGTTTTCCCGGCGCCGAGGCCAAGGAAGTGCCGGCGTTTATCTACGAACTGTTCCCGGTGTTGCTGCAAATGAAGCACCGGCGCGGCGGTGACTTGTCCGGCGGCCAGCAGCAACAATTGGCGATTGGCCGGGCACTGGCCAGCCGCCCGCGCCTGTTGATTCTCGATGAGCCCACCGAGGGCATCCAGCCGTCGGTGATCAAGGAGATCGGCGCCGTGATCAAGAAACTTGCGGCACGCGGCGATATGGCGATCCTGCTGGTGGAGCAGTTCTACGACTTTGCCGCCGAGCTGGCTGACCAGTACCTGGTGATGTCCCGGGGCGAGATCGTCCAGCAGGGCCGGGGTGAAAATATGCAAAGCGAGGGTGTGCGAGGACTCGTTACCATCTAA
- a CDS encoding urease accessory protein UreD, with translation MNLPVTPALFTPSWHAELELGYARFGDTTRPVMRRHLGPLRVQKHLYAEGPEVCQHIIVHPPGGIAGGDRLDIRAQVGSGAWAQLTSPGAAKWYRAGGPAYQTLELSVQAGATLEWLPQETIVFSAAQAELSTRIDLHGDARLLYWDVVALGRPASGERFNLGHFQSHLDIRRDGQLLWHERQRIVGDDGLLDSPIGLDGQPVFATLLLTGDIDPELLERCRALPHAVRGDLTQLPGLLVARCLASEALLARGWLIDLWKLLRPGVLGREAVPPRIWST, from the coding sequence ATGAACCTGCCCGTTACCCCCGCCCTGTTCACCCCCAGCTGGCATGCCGAGCTGGAACTCGGCTACGCGCGTTTCGGTGACACCACGCGCCCGGTGATGCGCCGCCATCTCGGCCCGCTGCGGGTGCAAAAGCACCTGTACGCCGAAGGCCCCGAGGTGTGCCAGCACATTATCGTGCACCCGCCCGGCGGGATTGCCGGCGGCGACCGCCTGGACATCCGCGCGCAGGTCGGCAGCGGCGCCTGGGCGCAACTCACCAGCCCCGGCGCAGCCAAGTGGTACCGCGCGGGCGGCCCGGCCTATCAAACACTCGAATTGAGCGTGCAAGCCGGCGCGACGCTGGAATGGCTACCCCAGGAAACCATCGTGTTCAGCGCCGCCCAGGCCGAACTCTCCACGCGGATCGACCTGCACGGCGATGCCCGCCTGCTCTACTGGGACGTGGTCGCCCTGGGTCGCCCGGCCAGTGGCGAGCGTTTTAACCTCGGCCACTTCCAATCGCACCTGGATATCCGCCGCGACGGCCAGTTGCTCTGGCATGAGCGCCAGCGCATCGTGGGCGACGACGGTCTGCTCGACTCGCCTATCGGCCTGGACGGCCAACCGGTGTTCGCCACGCTGCTGCTGACCGGCGATATCGACCCCGAATTACTTGAACGCTGCCGCGCCCTGCCCCACGCCGTGCGCGGTGACCTGACCCAATTGCCCGGCTTGCTGGTGGCCCGCTGCCTGGCCAGTGAAGCGCTGCTGGCGCGGGGATGGTTGATTGATTTATGGAAACTGTTACGCCCTGGCGTACTCGGCCGGGAAGCGGTACCACCGAGAATCT